The Panthera uncia isolate 11264 chromosome C1 unlocalized genomic scaffold, Puncia_PCG_1.0 HiC_scaffold_3, whole genome shotgun sequence genome includes a region encoding these proteins:
- the HES6 gene encoding transcription cofactor HES-6 produces the protein MAPPLAPGRDRAGREFEDAWETRGDRKARKPLVEKKRRARINESLQELRLLLAGAEVQAKLENAEVLELTVRRVQGTLRGRAREREQLQAEASERFAAGYIQCMHEVHTFVSTCQAIDATVAAELLNHLLESMPLREGSSFRDLLGDALAGSPGAPGRSGWPTGGVLGSPLPSPPGPGDDLCSDLEEAPEAELSRAPAEGPDLVPAALGSLTAARIAQSVWRPW, from the exons ATGGCTCCGCCCCTGGCGCCCGGCCGGGACCGTGCGGGCCGAGAGTTTGAGGACGCCTGGGAGACTCGGGGGGACCGCAAG GCCCGGAAGCCCCTGGTGGAGAAGAAGCGGCGCGCGCGGATCAACGAGAGCCTTCAGGAGCTGCGGCTGCTGCTGGCGGGCGCCGAG GTGCAGGCCAAGCTGGAGAACGCCGAGGTGCTGGAGCTGACGGTGCGGCGCGTGCAGGGCACGCTGCGGGGCCGGGCGCGCG AGCGCGAGCAGCTGCAGGCGGAAGCAAGCGAGCGCTTCGCGGCCGGCTACATCCAGTGCATGCACGAGGTGCACACGTTCGTGTCCACGTGCCAGGCCATCGATGCCACCGTCGCCGCAGAACTCCTCAACCACCTGCTCGAGTCCATGCCTCTGCGCGAGGGCAGCAGCTTCCGGGATCTGCTGGGGGACGCCCTGGCCGGGTCTCCGGGAGCCCCTGGGCGAAGCGGCTGGCCCACGGGAGGGGTCTTGGGGTCCCCTCTGCCCAGTCCCCCGGGCCCCGGGGACGACCTGTGCTCTGACCTGGAGGAGGCCCCCGAGGCTGAACTGAGCCGAGCGCCTGCTGAAGGGCCAGACTTGGTGCCAGCAGCCCTGGGCAGCCTGACCGCTGCTCGCATAGCCCAGAGCGTCTGGAGGCCTTGGTGA